The proteins below are encoded in one region of Penicillium psychrofluorescens genome assembly, chromosome: 4:
- a CDS encoding uncharacterized protein (ID:PFLUO_006682-T1.cds;~source:funannotate), protein MSIWSQSFPPAPKFTDKECGDLSGKVFIVTGGASGVGRELVNILFAKNGTVYVAARSEPKAQETISWCKGEHPSSSGKLKFLHLDLDDLSGIKKSAEEFLANETRLDVLWNNAGVMIPPAGSKTKQGYELQLGTNCLGPFLFTQNLLPILKRTAATEPKGSVRVAWAGSLAIDMGAPSGGIDMENITWTKKDGNQRDKYSQSKTGNMFLASEFAKRTQGDGVIHVAFNPGNLKSPLQRHMGTITNTLTQWMLHHPKFGGYTELYAGLSPDIQPEQNGSYVIPWGRLHVPRKDLVDSMKSQEEGGTGVAAAFWDWCKNETVQYE, encoded by the exons ATGTCCATCTGGAGTCAGTCCTTCCCTCCCGCGCCGAAGTTCACGGACAAGGAATGTGGGGACCTGTCAGGAAAG GTATTCATTGTCACCGGTGGAGCTTCTGGAGTGGGCCGTGAGCTAGTCAACATCTTGTTTGCGAAAAACGGTACCGTATATGTTGCGGCACGATCCGAGCCCAAAGCTCAAGAGACCATTTCATGGTGCAAGGGAGAGCACCCGAGCTCGAGTGGCAAGCTGAAGTTTCTTCATTTGGACTTGGACGATCTTTCCGGAATCAAGAAGTCTGCCGAAGAGTTCCTGGCCAATGAAACCCGATTGGATGTGCTTTGGAACAATGCCGGCGTCATGATACCGCCAGCGGGGAGTAAAACGAAGCAG GGTTATGAGCTTCAATTGGGCACAAATTGTCTGGGTCCTTTCCTCTTCACTCAAAACTTACTGCCCATCCTTAAACGGACAGCGGCTACTGAGCCGAAAGGCTCCGTGCGGGTAGCCTGGGCCGGATCACTAGCGATCGACATGGGTGCCCCCTCCGGTGGAATTGATATGGAGAATATCACCTGGACGAAGAAAGACGGAAATCAGCGAGACAAATATTCCCAGAGCAAGACGGGAAATATGTTCCTGGCCTCGGAATTCGCTAAAAGGACTCAAGGCGATGGAGTCATTCATGTTGCATTCAATCCGGGCAATCTGAAGAGCCCTTTGCAAAGACATATGGGGACTATTACGAATACCCTGACC CAATGGATGCTCCATCATCCCAAGTTCGGTGGCTATACTGAACTATACGCCGGCTTGTCACCCGATATCCAACCCGAACAGAATGGCTCATATGTCATCCCGTGGGGCAGACTACATGTCCCGAGGAAAGATTTGGTTGATTCTATGAAGAGccaggaagaaggtggtACCGGGGTCGCTGCCGCATTTTGGGACTGGTGCAAAAACGAGACTGTACAGTACGAATAG